A single window of Armatimonadota bacterium DNA harbors:
- a CDS encoding carbohydrate ABC transporter permease has translation MVRKLRSTLGHALLYTLLCGIALFTLFPFLWTLSTALSTAGSVFVFPPRFFPENAGLRNFTEVVRTLPVGRYFLNSVVLTAYGVSGTLLVCSLAAYPLARMDFPGRNFLLLALLSTLLLPNEAGFVVNFLTLTHLRLVNTYTGVVLPSLASVVGIFLLRQAYLAIPQELLDAARVDGASEFRIWARIVVPLSGPALAALGVLSFVAHWNSFIWPLVVLQDPDRYPLAVGLLYLQGLFAHNTRLIAAGAVLAMLPILVVFCFAQRFFMRGLEGAIRG, from the coding sequence GTGGTGAGGAAACTGCGTTCCACCCTGGGCCATGCGCTCCTGTACACCCTGCTCTGCGGGATCGCCCTCTTTACCCTGTTTCCCTTCCTGTGGACCCTCAGCACGGCCCTGAGCACCGCGGGGAGCGTCTTTGTCTTCCCTCCCCGCTTTTTTCCGGAGAATGCGGGCCTCCGGAACTTCACGGAGGTGGTCCGGACCCTGCCCGTGGGCCGCTACTTCCTGAACTCCGTGGTCCTCACCGCGTACGGGGTTTCCGGAACCCTGCTCGTGTGCAGTCTGGCCGCGTACCCGCTCGCCCGCATGGACTTCCCGGGCCGTAACTTCCTTCTCCTGGCCCTGCTGAGCACCTTGCTCCTGCCGAACGAGGCGGGGTTCGTGGTGAACTTCCTCACCCTGACCCACCTGCGGCTTGTGAACACCTACACAGGCGTGGTCCTGCCCTCTCTGGCCTCCGTGGTGGGCATCTTCCTTCTGCGCCAGGCTTACCTCGCCATCCCTCAGGAGCTTTTGGATGCAGCCCGGGTGGACGGGGCTTCGGAGTTCCGGATCTGGGCGCGGATCGTGGTCCCCCTCAGCGGGCCCGCCCTCGCGGCCCTGGGCGTCCTCTCGTTCGTGGCCCACTGGAACTCCTTCATCTGGCCCCTCGTGGTCCTGCAGGATCCGGATCGGTATCCGCTCGCGGTGGGGCTGCTGTACCTGCAGGGCCTCTTTGCCCACAACACCCGGCTCATCGCCGCGGGTGCGGTGCTGGCCATGTTGCCCATCCTGGTGGTGTTCTGCTTCGCGCAGCGGTTCTTCATGCGGGGATTGGAGGGGGCGATCCGGGGATGA
- a CDS encoding sugar ABC transporter permease produces the protein MRGSRALPLAPSRPLLRPRLRAALVAYLFLAPALVLLSAFTFAPLAFGTLLAFADYNVLRPPRWVGLENFRFLVEDPAFGVALRNSLRYLLVVPAIQLAALLLALLVNRRLVGILLFRAAYYVPVITSFAVAGLMWNWMYAQHGVVNWVGLRLGLLPRPFEWLNHPTLALYAVMLVTFWKGIGYYMVLYLAGLQAVPRELEEAARVDGAGRLQVFLFVTLPLLRPTLLLCTLLSTLAALKVFEEVYVMTGGGPFGQTATALLYVYQKAFQEFRWGLAAAAGLLVAVIGLLFSALHVWVFREGGLRPW, from the coding sequence ATGCGCGGCTCTAGGGCGCTTCCCCTCGCCCCCTCCCGTCCCCTCCTGAGGCCGCGGCTGCGCGCTGCCCTGGTGGCGTACCTGTTCTTAGCACCCGCCCTGGTGCTGCTTTCCGCCTTCACCTTCGCGCCCCTGGCCTTCGGCACCCTCCTCGCCTTTGCGGACTACAACGTCCTCCGCCCGCCCCGCTGGGTGGGGCTGGAGAACTTCCGCTTTCTGGTGGAGGATCCAGCCTTCGGGGTGGCCCTCCGCAACTCCCTCCGCTACCTCCTGGTGGTGCCCGCCATCCAACTGGCGGCTCTCCTGCTGGCCCTGCTGGTGAACCGGAGGCTTGTGGGCATCCTGCTGTTCCGGGCCGCCTACTACGTCCCCGTGATCACCTCCTTCGCGGTGGCCGGGTTGATGTGGAACTGGATGTACGCGCAGCACGGGGTGGTGAACTGGGTGGGGCTCCGGCTGGGTCTTCTCCCGCGGCCCTTCGAATGGCTCAACCATCCCACCCTTGCCCTGTACGCGGTGATGCTCGTGACCTTCTGGAAGGGGATTGGGTACTACATGGTGTTGTACCTGGCGGGCCTGCAAGCGGTCCCGCGGGAGCTCGAGGAGGCGGCCCGGGTGGACGGCGCGGGCCGGCTGCAGGTGTTCCTCTTCGTCACCCTCCCCCTGTTGCGGCCTACCCTCCTCCTATGTACCCTCCTCTCCACCCTGGCCGCCCTCAAGGTCTTCGAGGAGGTGTACGTGATGACGGGAGGAGGGCCCTTCGGACAGACCGCCACCGCCCTCCTGTACGTATACCAAAAGGCCTTCCAGGAGTTCCGGTGGGGGCTCGCGGCCGCCGCGGGGCTCTTGGTGGCCGTCATCGGTCTGTTGTTTTCCGCGCTGCACGTCTGGGTCTTCCGGGAGGGAGGGCTGCGGCCGTGGTGA
- a CDS encoding sugar ABC transporter substrate-binding protein — protein sequence MRRGVGIALILFLLTPWVRAGTSDITLEFWTISLRPFFTDYITELIRTYERQNPGVRVRWVDQPVDAVGQKLLASLAAGTPPDVVNLNVPMAAELAQQEGLRALDGLLRPEDRTRYFDGMLRSFRIRGQIYGLPWYVAPPVVAYNVEVWRRAGLDPDRPPRTTDELIAYARRIKDRTGLYGFMPNVNGTNLLQRFQEAGLPVLEKGRAVFHSPHHVRELQKWVQLFQQDYFPEDTLRRGYLGATERYTAGQLGMLITGPQFLLRVRHDNLAVYHRTRVGPYPLDRGQVIHAPLMGLSVPRTTRHPREAVRFALYVTDDRNQLAFCRIVTIFPTARAAARDPFFTQIPPNPTPEDRARILDARQLPLARDLTVVVPHQGELMKAFRDNIEAAFFGRKTPQQALEDAVRYWNARL from the coding sequence ATGCGTAGGGGTGTGGGAATTGCCCTGATCCTTTTCCTCCTGACGCCCTGGGTGCGCGCGGGAACTTCGGACATCACCCTGGAGTTCTGGACCATCTCCCTCAGGCCCTTCTTCACGGACTACATCACGGAGCTCATCCGCACCTACGAACGCCAGAACCCCGGTGTGCGGGTGCGGTGGGTGGACCAGCCCGTGGACGCCGTGGGGCAGAAGCTCCTGGCAAGCCTCGCGGCGGGAACTCCCCCGGACGTGGTGAACCTCAACGTCCCCATGGCCGCGGAACTGGCACAGCAGGAGGGACTACGGGCCCTGGACGGCCTCCTGCGGCCCGAGGACCGCACCCGGTACTTCGATGGGATGCTCCGATCCTTCCGGATCCGGGGGCAGATCTACGGCCTCCCGTGGTACGTGGCGCCTCCCGTGGTGGCCTACAACGTGGAGGTCTGGAGGCGGGCGGGGTTGGACCCGGACCGGCCGCCGCGCACCACGGACGAGCTCATCGCGTACGCCAGAAGGATCAAGGATCGCACGGGGCTCTATGGCTTCATGCCCAACGTGAACGGCACCAACCTGCTGCAGCGGTTCCAGGAGGCGGGACTTCCCGTACTAGAGAAGGGGCGGGCGGTCTTCCACTCCCCTCACCATGTGCGGGAGCTCCAGAAATGGGTGCAGTTGTTCCAGCAGGACTACTTTCCGGAGGACACCCTCCGCCGCGGGTATCTGGGAGCCACGGAGCGGTACACCGCGGGGCAGCTCGGCATGCTCATCACGGGCCCGCAGTTCCTCCTCCGGGTCCGGCACGACAACCTTGCAGTGTACCATCGCACGCGGGTGGGCCCGTACCCCCTGGACCGGGGGCAGGTGATCCACGCACCCCTCATGGGGCTCAGCGTTCCCCGTACCACCCGGCACCCGCGGGAGGCGGTGCGGTTCGCCCTGTACGTGACGGACGACCGGAACCAACTGGCGTTCTGCCGCATCGTCACCATCTTCCCCACCGCCCGGGCCGCGGCCCGGGATCCCTTCTTCACCCAGATCCCCCCGAACCCCACCCCCGAAGACCGCGCGCGGATCCTCGACGCGCGCCAGCTGCCCCTCGCCCGGGATCTCACCGTGGTGGTGCCGCACCAGGGGGAGCTCATGAAGGCGTTCCGGGACAACATCGAGGCCGCCTTCTTTGGGCGGAAGACGCCCCAGCAGGCCCTGGAGGATGCGGTACGCTACTGGAATGCGCGGCTCTAG
- a CDS encoding N-acetylmannosamine-6-phosphate 2-epimerase, with translation MGHEAIERLRGGLVVSCQALPGELLFGPDLMARMAVAAYEGGAVGIRANSGPDIRAVREAVPLAVIGLIKRTYPDSPVIITPTLREAGEAIEAGAHVLALDATSRPRPGGIPLPRLVEEIRERWKAPLWADVSNLEEGIQAARLGFDVIATTLAGYTDAAGPLDPYAPDFELLKRLVEAVTGRFGIPVVAEGRIWEPAQARRCLELGAFAVVVGSAITRPQRITRRFVEALRGGNHA, from the coding sequence ATGGGGCACGAGGCGATCGAGCGCCTGCGAGGTGGACTCGTGGTCTCCTGCCAGGCCCTTCCCGGGGAGCTCCTGTTCGGTCCTGACCTCATGGCCCGGATGGCGGTGGCGGCATATGAGGGGGGTGCGGTCGGGATCCGGGCGAACTCTGGGCCCGATATCCGGGCCGTGCGGGAGGCGGTGCCGCTTGCGGTGATCGGGCTCATCAAGCGCACCTACCCGGATTCCCCCGTCATCATCACCCCTACCCTCCGGGAGGCCGGGGAGGCCATCGAGGCGGGGGCTCACGTCCTTGCCCTCGATGCCACCTCTAGACCCCGGCCCGGCGGTATCCCTCTCCCGCGCCTCGTGGAGGAGATCCGGGAGCGGTGGAAGGCGCCCCTGTGGGCGGACGTGAGCAACCTGGAGGAAGGGATCCAAGCAGCCCGATTGGGATTCGACGTCATAGCCACCACCCTCGCGGGATATACGGACGCCGCTGGACCCCTTGACCCCTATGCTCCGGACTTTGAACTGCTCAAGCGTCTGGTGGAGGCGGTAACGGGGCGGTTCGGGATCCCGGTGGTGGCGGAGGGCCGGATCTGGGAGCCCGCGCAGGCGCGGCGGTGTCTGGAACTGGGAGCGTTCGCGGTGGTGGTGGGGAGCGCCATCACCCGTCCCCAGCGCATCACCCGCCGGTTCGTGGAAGCGCTCCGGGGAGGGAACCATGCGTAG
- a CDS encoding dihydrofolate reductase family protein, translating into MENLYADLRFPDRPDRPHVALHLVMSADGGATLQGRTGGMGGTADRLAFRRLREACDAILVGAGTVREEAYGPPRLPLEAQARRTARGLAPLPRLVIVTARAALDPTHRVFSDPDRRPLVVIPEDAEAEVLNGIAQVAEVMRCGRREVDLGRMLQLLHARGIRWAVCEGGPVLAGRLLALDLVDELFLTVAPWMVGSGERRLVEGVLDPPRRLRLVEAREHEGDLLLRYALLGKEEPPGR; encoded by the coding sequence ATGGAGAACCTGTACGCGGACCTGCGGTTTCCGGACCGCCCAGATCGACCCCATGTGGCCCTGCACCTGGTGATGAGCGCGGATGGAGGGGCCACGCTGCAGGGAAGGACGGGAGGGATGGGGGGGACCGCAGACCGCCTGGCCTTCCGCCGGCTGCGGGAGGCGTGTGATGCCATCCTGGTGGGCGCGGGCACCGTGCGGGAGGAAGCGTACGGCCCTCCCCGGCTCCCTCTGGAGGCGCAGGCCCGCCGCACCGCCCGAGGCCTTGCGCCACTCCCGCGCCTTGTGATCGTCACCGCCCGGGCCGCCCTGGATCCCACCCACCGGGTGTTCTCGGATCCGGACCGGCGACCTCTGGTGGTGATTCCGGAGGACGCGGAGGCAGAAGTCCTGAACGGAATCGCCCAGGTGGCGGAGGTGATGCGGTGCGGGCGGAGAGAGGTGGACCTGGGGCGGATGCTTCAACTCCTGCACGCGCGGGGAATCCGGTGGGCGGTGTGCGAGGGCGGACCGGTGCTGGCTGGCCGGCTTTTGGCCCTGGACCTCGTGGACGAGCTCTTCCTGACCGTGGCGCCGTGGATGGTGGGCTCTGGAGAGCGTCGGCTCGTGGAGGGGGTACTGGATCCCCCCCGGCGGCTGCGCCTAGTGGAGGCCCGCGAGCACGAGGGGGATCTTTTGCTCCGGTACGCCTTGCTGGGGAAAGAGGAACCGCCCGGGCGGTAA
- the mgtE gene encoding magnesium transporter → MSSLLERTREYLAARQPEALRALTAELHPADLADLLLQLESSERLTLLFLLDLDRAAQVLEELPDEVRLRLLEHLGDEEASRLILQMDTDEAADVLGELSRDRLRRLLARMGGEAAAVQELLRYPEDTAGGLMTTEYVAVRDHLRVQDAIGELRRVGQEVELPYYVYVVDPEGRLRGVVSLRDLVVASPDALVREIMRKDPVTVRPEADREEAARLLEKYDLLALPVCDAQGRLLGIITADDLLRVTAEEGTEDVLRLAGAPAPLVGLAGGLPWKWVARRAGFLVFNLLLNVVAAVLISRFESILERAVALAFFFPMIAATAGNVGTQSLAVAVRGMATGSLAENRWEGAVREVRTGAVVGGVCGLLAFLFVALWQGSLVLGLVVGSAMSLSLTLAAAVGILVPFGFAALRVDPAVASGPLITTLTDNLSLGLYLLLATLVLGRIP, encoded by the coding sequence ATGTCCTCCCTGTTGGAGCGTACGCGGGAGTACCTGGCGGCCCGGCAGCCGGAGGCGCTGCGGGCTCTGACGGCCGAGCTGCACCCCGCTGACCTCGCGGACCTCCTCCTCCAGCTCGAGAGCTCGGAACGCCTGACCCTGCTCTTCCTCCTGGATCTGGACCGCGCGGCCCAGGTCCTGGAGGAGCTGCCGGACGAGGTACGCCTGCGACTTCTGGAGCACCTGGGCGACGAGGAGGCGAGCCGCCTGATCCTCCAGATGGACACGGACGAGGCCGCGGACGTGCTGGGGGAACTCTCCCGGGACCGCCTCCGGCGGCTCCTGGCCCGCATGGGAGGGGAGGCGGCGGCGGTTCAGGAGCTGCTACGGTACCCCGAGGACACCGCGGGCGGCCTCATGACCACGGAGTACGTGGCCGTACGCGACCACCTGCGGGTGCAGGATGCCATCGGGGAGCTGCGCCGGGTGGGGCAAGAGGTGGAGCTCCCTTACTACGTGTACGTGGTGGATCCGGAGGGCCGGCTGCGGGGCGTGGTGAGCCTGCGGGATCTCGTGGTGGCTTCCCCGGATGCCCTCGTACGGGAGATCATGCGCAAGGATCCCGTCACCGTCCGGCCCGAAGCGGATCGGGAAGAAGCGGCACGGCTGCTGGAGAAATACGACCTCCTGGCTCTGCCCGTTTGCGACGCGCAGGGGCGGCTGTTGGGCATCATCACCGCGGATGACCTCCTGCGGGTGACCGCGGAGGAGGGAACCGAGGACGTGCTACGGCTGGCGGGGGCTCCGGCTCCGCTTGTGGGATTGGCGGGAGGGCTTCCCTGGAAGTGGGTGGCGAGACGGGCGGGGTTTTTGGTCTTCAACCTGCTCCTGAACGTGGTGGCCGCGGTGCTCATCAGCCGGTTCGAGTCCATCCTGGAGCGCGCGGTCGCCCTCGCCTTCTTCTTCCCCATGATCGCGGCCACCGCGGGCAACGTGGGCACCCAGTCCCTGGCGGTGGCGGTGCGGGGCATGGCCACGGGATCCCTCGCGGAGAACCGGTGGGAGGGAGCAGTCCGGGAGGTGCGCACGGGTGCGGTGGTGGGGGGAGTGTGTGGACTTCTGGCCTTCCTGTTTGTGGCGCTGTGGCAGGGGAGTCTGGTGCTCGGGCTCGTGGTGGGGAGCGCCATGAGCCTGAGCCTCACCCTCGCGGCGGCAGTCGGCATTCTGGTGCCCTTTGGCTTCGCCGCCCTCCGGGTGGATCCCGCGGTGGCAAGCGGTCCGCTCATCACCACCCTCACGGACAACCTCTCCCTGGGCCTGTACCTGCTTCTAGCTACCCTGGTCCTGGGGAGGATACCGTGA
- the mgtE gene encoding magnesium transporter, with protein sequence MNPRVGRLRELLRDPVRLREVAREMHPADVAEALQHLPDPEAQQVLEALGSRGAEAMEYLPPDRQQALLRGIPLEVQAELLEGMSTDDAADLLGRLSPEEARSLLDRMAPAEAEDVRKLLHYGPQTAGGRMTPEFVAVRQDWTVEEALEHLRRMAPRAETVYYVYVVDPEGRLRGVVSLRDLIVAHPGTRIAAVMTTRVISVQAEDDQETVARTFKKYGLLALPVVDREGRLVGVVTVDDILDVVEEEATEDAYRLTGLVEVVEAERSPWRRALRRLPWLVALMALESVAAQVVGQFEHILQALVALAFFIPMLNDQAGNMGIQCAAFAIRALATGEVDRRTYRTFLAREVVVGLISALWSAGVAAAIGWVWWRDPRLSLVLALTIFVVMNVAALLGSVIPLGLTLLRRDPAVASGPFITSLMDLLTVTVYFTVAVRLLRLGG encoded by the coding sequence GTGAACCCCCGGGTAGGTCGGCTGCGGGAGCTGCTGAGGGACCCGGTCCGCCTGCGGGAGGTCGCCCGTGAGATGCACCCCGCGGACGTGGCGGAGGCCCTGCAACACCTCCCGGACCCAGAGGCGCAGCAGGTGCTGGAAGCCCTAGGTTCCCGCGGCGCGGAGGCCATGGAGTACCTCCCGCCCGACCGCCAGCAGGCCCTCCTCCGGGGAATCCCTCTGGAGGTCCAGGCGGAGCTGCTGGAGGGGATGAGCACGGACGACGCCGCGGACCTCCTGGGGCGCCTGAGTCCGGAGGAGGCGCGCTCCCTCCTGGACCGCATGGCACCCGCGGAAGCCGAGGACGTCCGGAAACTCCTGCACTACGGGCCACAGACCGCGGGCGGCCGCATGACCCCGGAGTTCGTGGCGGTGCGCCAGGACTGGACGGTGGAAGAGGCCCTGGAGCACCTGCGGCGGATGGCTCCCCGCGCGGAGACCGTGTACTACGTGTACGTGGTGGATCCGGAGGGCCGGCTGCGGGGCGTGGTGAGCCTGCGGGATCTCATCGTGGCCCATCCCGGAACCCGCATCGCCGCCGTGATGACCACCCGGGTGATCTCCGTGCAGGCGGAGGACGATCAGGAGACCGTAGCCCGTACCTTCAAGAAGTACGGGCTCCTGGCCCTTCCCGTGGTGGACCGGGAGGGGAGGCTGGTGGGCGTGGTGACCGTGGACGACATCCTGGACGTGGTGGAGGAGGAGGCCACGGAGGACGCGTACCGGCTTACGGGGCTTGTGGAGGTGGTGGAGGCGGAACGTTCCCCGTGGCGGCGGGCTCTGCGGCGGCTTCCGTGGCTGGTGGCCCTGATGGCCCTGGAGTCCGTGGCGGCCCAGGTGGTAGGGCAGTTCGAGCACATCCTACAGGCCTTAGTGGCACTTGCCTTTTTCATCCCCATGTTGAACGACCAGGCGGGGAACATGGGGATTCAGTGCGCCGCCTTCGCGATACGGGCCCTCGCCACGGGCGAGGTGGATCGCCGGACGTATCGAACCTTCCTCGCGCGGGAGGTGGTGGTGGGCCTCATCTCGGCACTATGGAGCGCGGGGGTGGCCGCGGCCATCGGTTGGGTGTGGTGGCGGGATCCTCGCCTGAGCCTCGTTCTGGCCCTCACGATCTTCGTGGTGATGAACGTGGCGGCGCTTTTGGGCTCCGTGATCCCGCTGGGGCTTACCCTGCTGCGTCGGGATCCCGCGGTGGCCTCCGGGCCCTTCATCACCTCCTTGATGGACCTCTTGACCGTCACCGTGTACTTCACCGTGGCGGTGCGGCTGCTGCGACTGGGGGGCTAG
- the recO gene encoding DNA repair protein RecO: MPVYKVEGIVLGRRNLGEADRVLTLLTREYGKLAVKAKAVRRPSSRLAGRLEPFTHARFLLARGRTLDVVAQVEVITSFASLRADLLRTAWAAVCAELTDRMLQGLDPHPEVFETLLQAQEALAGGDPEMATLWYALRLVRHLGYGPVLDRCARCGRSVQGNGAWQILAGGLLCATCALQDPQAPGIRGETVGALRFLSRARPRELARLRLSASARAEAVDALVTYAEAHFEGRLRSLGVLRTLQVPSVAPRGEDILETRTP, translated from the coding sequence GTGCCGGTCTACAAGGTGGAAGGGATCGTGCTGGGCCGCCGCAATCTGGGGGAGGCGGACCGGGTCCTCACCCTCCTCACCCGGGAGTATGGGAAGCTGGCGGTGAAGGCCAAGGCGGTGCGACGGCCCAGCAGCCGCCTGGCAGGAAGGCTGGAACCCTTCACCCACGCGCGGTTCCTTCTCGCCCGCGGCCGCACCCTGGATGTGGTGGCCCAGGTGGAGGTGATCACCAGCTTCGCGTCCCTGCGGGCCGACCTCCTCCGCACCGCCTGGGCCGCGGTGTGCGCGGAGCTCACGGACCGGATGCTCCAGGGGCTGGACCCGCACCCCGAGGTGTTTGAGACGCTCCTGCAGGCCCAGGAGGCCCTGGCGGGCGGAGATCCGGAGATGGCGACGTTGTGGTATGCCCTGCGCCTGGTGCGCCACCTGGGCTACGGGCCCGTGCTCGATCGGTGCGCCCGCTGCGGGCGGTCGGTGCAGGGGAATGGAGCATGGCAGATCCTCGCCGGCGGTCTCCTGTGTGCGACCTGTGCCCTCCAGGATCCCCAGGCGCCCGGGATCCGGGGGGAGACCGTGGGAGCCCTGCGGTTTCTGAGCCGGGCCCGCCCTCGCGAGCTCGCCCGATTGCGGCTTTCCGCTTCTGCCCGGGCGGAGGCTGTGGATGCCCTGGTGACGTACGCGGAAGCTCACTTCGAGGGACGCCTGCGCAGCCTGGGAGTTCTGCGGACCCTGCAGGTCCCCTCCGTAGCGCCGCGTGGAGAGGATATACTCGAGACGAGGACTCCGTGA
- the glyQ gene encoding glycine--tRNA ligase subunit alpha — MRFQELILALDRYWADYGCVIAQPYDVEVGAGTMHPATFLRALGPEPWKVAYVQFSRRPGDARYGENPNRLGAYYQYQVILKPSPEDVQEVYLRSLEALGIDLRTHDVRFVEDDWESPTLGAWGLGWEVWLNGMEITQFTYFQQCGGMDCRPVCAEITYGLERLCMYLQRKSSVFELEWAPGITYGELRHREEVEWSRYGFERADVQRLRAWFDAYEQEAGAALEAGLVLPAYDYVLKCSHVFNLLDARGAIGVQERASLMARCRRLARQVAERYLAQREAMGWPLLRESAEVRGA, encoded by the coding sequence ATGCGGTTTCAGGAACTCATCCTTGCCCTGGATCGGTACTGGGCGGACTACGGCTGCGTGATCGCCCAGCCCTACGACGTGGAGGTAGGGGCGGGGACCATGCACCCAGCTACCTTCCTCCGGGCCCTCGGCCCGGAACCTTGGAAGGTGGCGTATGTGCAGTTCAGCCGCCGCCCAGGGGACGCGCGGTACGGCGAGAACCCCAACCGCCTGGGTGCGTACTACCAGTACCAGGTCATCCTCAAACCTTCCCCCGAGGACGTTCAGGAGGTGTACCTGCGCAGCCTGGAGGCGCTCGGGATCGATCTCCGCACGCACGACGTGCGGTTCGTGGAGGATGACTGGGAATCCCCGACCCTGGGTGCCTGGGGCCTGGGGTGGGAGGTGTGGCTCAATGGGATGGAGATCACCCAGTTCACGTACTTCCAGCAGTGCGGGGGAATGGACTGCCGTCCCGTGTGCGCGGAGATCACGTACGGACTGGAGCGGCTGTGCATGTACCTGCAGCGGAAGAGCAGTGTGTTCGAGCTGGAGTGGGCCCCAGGGATCACCTACGGAGAGCTGCGGCACCGGGAGGAGGTGGAGTGGAGCCGGTATGGGTTCGAGCGAGCGGACGTCCAGCGGCTGCGGGCGTGGTTCGATGCCTACGAGCAGGAAGCGGGTGCGGCCCTGGAGGCGGGCCTCGTCCTCCCGGCCTACGACTACGTGCTGAAGTGCTCCCATGTCTTCAACCTCCTGGATGCCCGGGGAGCGATAGGGGTCCAGGAGCGGGCATCCCTCATGGCCCGGTGCCGTCGCCTGGCTCGGCAGGTGGCGGAGCGCTACCTCGCCCAGCGGGAGGCCATGGGGTGGCCCCTCCTGAGAGAGAGCGCGGAGGTGCGGGGTGCCTAG